In a single window of the Halalkalicoccus subterraneus genome:
- the treF gene encoding alpha,alpha-trehalase TreF, translating to MPSLSSYPQLAGDLFETVQQSGTFSDSKTFVDAVPDHELAEVRERFEREHTEPDFDTREFVSESFTLPEDPVTAADPSTVSMEWYIDELWKHLIRNPSEEHEWSTRLSVPRQYVIAGGRFRESYYWDTYFAAIGLAVTGRINLIADLAENCAALIDQYGCVPNGNRLYYVSRSHPPMFCHLLDILESERGIEAVRSYLPELRREYEFWMDGSEDVTVTDPASRRVVHTEQGVLNRHWDDRAAPREESYREDVNLAETSGREKRQLYRDIRAACESGWDFSSRWLANQDDLATIQTTKLLPVDLNALCYAMENKLSRWERTFGNQERAERYARTAERRRRAVNEHCWDDEAGFYFDYCWSKGCLTETWSLAAVVPLFCRMATEEQAAEVAAHLEERFLHSGGLVTTLTESGEQWDAPNGWAPLHWMAAVGLHQYGHRRLAEIIAGRWLDLNREVFDRNGLMLEKYDVTGGSGTGSGGEYPVQYGFGWTNGVALALPALFY from the coding sequence GTGCCCTCACTCTCCTCTTATCCACAGCTCGCTGGCGACCTCTTTGAGACCGTCCAACAATCGGGGACGTTCAGTGACTCGAAAACGTTCGTCGACGCCGTTCCTGACCATGAGCTGGCCGAGGTCAGAGAGCGATTTGAGCGAGAGCACACAGAGCCTGACTTCGATACGAGAGAGTTTGTCTCCGAGTCGTTCACGCTCCCAGAAGATCCCGTCACCGCAGCCGATCCCTCAACGGTTTCGATGGAATGGTACATCGACGAGCTCTGGAAGCATCTCATCAGGAATCCCAGTGAGGAACACGAATGGAGTACGCGGCTATCTGTCCCACGCCAGTACGTGATCGCCGGTGGACGATTCCGAGAATCCTACTACTGGGATACGTACTTCGCCGCCATCGGATTAGCTGTCACAGGGCGGATCAACCTCATTGCCGACCTCGCTGAGAATTGTGCGGCACTTATTGATCAGTATGGCTGTGTCCCGAACGGAAACCGTCTCTATTATGTAAGCCGATCACACCCGCCGATGTTCTGCCACCTCCTCGACATCCTCGAGAGTGAACGCGGAATTGAAGCAGTCCGATCGTATCTCCCGGAACTACGACGCGAGTACGAGTTCTGGATGGACGGCTCGGAAGACGTGACCGTCACCGATCCGGCGTCCCGTCGCGTCGTTCATACCGAGCAAGGCGTACTTAACCGACACTGGGATGACCGTGCCGCCCCACGTGAAGAATCTTACCGGGAGGATGTCAACCTCGCGGAGACATCCGGAAGAGAGAAGCGACAGCTTTACCGAGACATCCGAGCAGCCTGCGAGTCAGGTTGGGACTTCAGCAGCCGGTGGCTTGCGAACCAAGACGATTTAGCAACAATCCAGACGACAAAACTACTTCCGGTCGATCTGAACGCGTTGTGTTACGCGATGGAGAACAAGCTCTCGCGGTGGGAGCGGACATTCGGAAACCAAGAGCGTGCCGAACGGTACGCTCGAACCGCAGAAAGGCGGCGGCGAGCGGTCAATGAACACTGCTGGGATGATGAAGCGGGCTTTTATTTCGATTACTGCTGGTCCAAGGGATGCCTGACCGAGACATGGTCACTTGCAGCGGTCGTCCCCCTTTTCTGTAGAATGGCCACGGAAGAGCAGGCGGCTGAGGTCGCAGCTCACCTTGAAGAACGCTTTCTCCATTCCGGTGGACTAGTGACGACGCTAACGGAATCAGGTGAGCAGTGGGACGCGCCGAACGGCTGGGCACCGCTTCACTGGATGGCAGCTGTCGGCCTCCATCAGTATGGTCACAGGAGACTTGCGGAGATAATCGCCGGCCGATGGCTTGATCTCAACCGAGAGGTGTTCGACCGCAACGGTCTCATGCTTGAGAAATACGACGTGACGGGTGGCTCTGGTACAGGCAGTGGAGGCGAGTACCCGGTGCAGTATGGATTTGGGTGGACTAATGGCGTTGCGCTCGCGTTACCGGCACTGTTCTACTAG
- a CDS encoding four-helix bundle copper-binding protein, translated as MALSEIDHLNDEMEQCIDSCFEAAQACEWCADECAGHGEDMAECLRLCRDVADLATQCARMCARGSTFHTQTAELCAEACEACAEECEQHDHDHCQLCAEVLPECADACREMIEAMD; from the coding sequence ATGGCACTCTCAGAAATCGACCACCTCAACGACGAAATGGAACAGTGTATCGACAGTTGCTTCGAGGCCGCACAAGCATGCGAATGGTGTGCCGACGAATGTGCGGGCCATGGTGAAGACATGGCTGAGTGTCTCCGCCTCTGTCGAGACGTCGCCGACCTCGCGACCCAGTGTGCACGGATGTGTGCACGTGGCTCGACGTTCCACACGCAGACTGCCGAACTGTGTGCCGAGGCCTGCGAAGCGTGTGCTGAGGAGTGCGAACAGCACGACCACGACCACTGCCAGCTCTGTGCAGAGGTCCTGCCCGAGTGCGCTGACGCGTGCCGTGAGATGATCGAAGCGATGGACTAA
- a CDS encoding DUF4396 domain-containing protein produces MFFQLIAVALLQESILPQWLIELGARLEQAFAPIRTILEPILSNPVVAGVWVLLVIASSAVLWWDLREHNQPLPSMMKFVWTLTVLYSGPIGLAIYWYTGRTQISRDSFWRRGSRSTSHCYSGCGAGEIVGITLAQGILALNTVWVVLITFGFAYLFGYGLNIGPLMQEGESFREATKDAVFSETPSITVMEIAAIGTDLLLAGTAGIGSILFWMAMAFSLSIGFIAAYPVNVGLILFGVKEGMMNPQEMR; encoded by the coding sequence ATGTTTTTCCAACTGATAGCCGTAGCACTCCTACAAGAATCGATACTCCCACAGTGGCTCATCGAGCTCGGAGCTCGGCTCGAACAAGCGTTTGCACCGATTAGAACCATTCTCGAACCGATCCTCTCGAATCCAGTAGTCGCAGGGGTCTGGGTACTACTTGTGATCGCGTCATCGGCTGTTCTTTGGTGGGATCTCCGGGAACATAACCAACCGTTGCCCTCGATGATGAAGTTCGTTTGGACGCTTACCGTTCTGTATTCCGGGCCGATCGGACTCGCTATCTACTGGTACACCGGACGGACGCAGATCAGTCGTGATTCGTTCTGGCGACGGGGTTCCCGCTCGACAAGTCACTGCTACTCAGGCTGTGGTGCGGGTGAGATCGTCGGTATTACTCTTGCACAGGGCATTCTCGCGCTCAACACCGTTTGGGTCGTCCTGATTACGTTCGGCTTTGCATACTTGTTCGGCTATGGACTCAATATCGGGCCGCTGATGCAGGAAGGCGAGAGTTTCCGGGAGGCCACGAAGGATGCCGTCTTCAGCGAAACGCCAAGCATCACGGTCATGGAGATCGCGGCTATCGGTACTGATCTGCTGTTGGCGGGTACTGCTGGGATAGGAAGTATCCTGTTCTGGATGGCGATGGCGTTCTCGCTATCGATCGGGTTCATCGCAGCGTACCCGGTTAACGTCGGTCTGATCTTGTTCGGTGTGAAAGAAGGGATGATGAATCCTCAGGAGATGCGGTAA
- a CDS encoding potassium channel family protein, with translation MKWLFLAIGIVLLVSAASDLLWTTLWVEGGAGPLTSRLMAWTWRVFRRVCRQNSRVLALAGPVIFVLTLVVWITLLWGGWTLVFAGGESTLIDTMNRGPISWSDLLYFAGYTMFTLGTGDFVPREGIWQIISVLTTGSGMLVVTLSVSYTLSVLDAVTQKRSFASGVTGLGTHSNALVRTAWDGTGFSGFDLALNTYVSQLNTLTSNHNAYPVLHYFYSPQAEQSPVVAIAILDEALTIFRFGISEEYRPNNVIVTNARSSVQSYLETLHGAFIQPADEAPPPPDLGPLRESGLPTTTNEAFLTELETLTNRRRTLLGLVNSDARQWPSGEIPLEEAENG, from the coding sequence ATGAAGTGGCTCTTTCTTGCCATTGGAATTGTCCTTCTTGTGAGCGCCGCGTCCGACTTGCTGTGGACGACACTGTGGGTCGAAGGCGGTGCTGGTCCGCTCACGTCCCGATTGATGGCCTGGACGTGGCGAGTGTTTCGGCGGGTCTGTCGGCAGAACTCGCGAGTCCTCGCACTCGCTGGACCGGTGATTTTCGTACTCACTCTTGTCGTCTGGATTACCCTCCTCTGGGGCGGTTGGACGCTCGTTTTCGCCGGGGGTGAGAGCACCCTCATAGATACGATGAACAGAGGCCCGATCTCGTGGTCCGACCTGCTCTATTTTGCAGGCTATACCATGTTCACACTGGGGACAGGGGATTTCGTGCCACGGGAGGGTATCTGGCAGATCATCTCTGTCCTCACGACTGGCAGCGGAATGCTTGTCGTCACTTTGAGCGTCTCGTATACGTTGTCGGTCCTCGATGCGGTCACGCAGAAGCGCTCGTTTGCCAGCGGTGTGACCGGCCTCGGGACACACAGCAATGCTCTCGTTCGCACGGCGTGGGACGGTACGGGATTCTCCGGATTCGATCTCGCACTTAATACGTATGTCTCCCAACTAAACACCCTGACCTCGAACCACAATGCCTACCCGGTTCTTCATTACTTCTACAGTCCGCAAGCCGAACAGTCACCAGTGGTCGCGATTGCAATCCTCGACGAAGCGTTGACGATATTTCGCTTCGGTATTTCCGAAGAGTACCGACCGAACAATGTGATTGTCACGAATGCGCGTTCGAGCGTCCAGAGCTACCTTGAGACCCTTCACGGCGCGTTCATACAGCCTGCAGATGAGGCTCCACCGCCACCGGATCTCGGGCCTCTTCGTGAAAGCGGCCTTCCGACGACTACCAACGAGGCATTCCTTACAGAGCTCGAGACGCTGACCAATCGTCGGCGTACATTGCTTGGGCTTGTCAATTCGGATGCCCGGCAATGGCCCTCCGGCGAAATCCCTCTGGAAGAAGCCGAAAACGGGTAA
- a CDS encoding four-helix bundle copper-binding protein, whose product MAQINDLLDDSTRECIDNCHEAVKVCAHCADECTGKGEEMEECLRLCRDVVTVASTCAQLCASGSQFNSDIAETCADVCEACADECEQHDHDHCQACVEPLRQCAESCRSMA is encoded by the coding sequence ATGGCTCAGATCAACGATCTGCTCGACGATTCGACTCGCGAGTGTATCGATAACTGCCACGAAGCCGTGAAGGTCTGCGCGCACTGCGCCGATGAGTGCACCGGCAAAGGCGAGGAGATGGAGGAGTGTCTCCGTCTCTGTCGCGACGTGGTCACTGTCGCCTCTACGTGCGCTCAGCTCTGTGCGTCGGGCTCGCAGTTCAACAGTGACATCGCTGAAACATGCGCCGACGTGTGTGAAGCCTGCGCTGACGAGTGTGAACAGCACGATCACGACCACTGTCAGGCTTGCGTCGAGCCGCTCCGTCAGTGCGCGGAGTCCTGCCGCTCGATGGCCTAA
- a CDS encoding Lrp/AsnC family transcriptional regulator, which produces MVELDSIDTVILELLLEDARRSFRDIAEEVELSPPTVSNRVDRLRDLGIIQRFTVELDRTKFANEDECLVTIDTHPDHANDVFSQLQEIDGIEHAFYTVDSTVVAKAVLPPSDVQALFADVLSSEQVSDYHVVSVLESSWKPQFGTTGLNIECSICGNSISGDGETVKVESGDLYHVCCSSCAKEISAQYESFRQAADE; this is translated from the coding sequence ATGGTTGAACTAGATTCAATCGATACGGTTATCTTGGAATTGTTACTAGAGGACGCCCGTCGATCGTTTCGCGACATTGCGGAGGAAGTAGAGCTCTCTCCACCAACCGTTTCAAATCGTGTCGACCGATTGCGTGATCTCGGCATCATCCAGCGGTTCACTGTCGAGCTGGATCGAACGAAGTTCGCAAACGAGGACGAGTGTCTCGTTACGATCGATACGCACCCCGATCACGCAAACGACGTCTTCTCTCAGCTACAGGAAATTGACGGCATCGAACACGCCTTCTATACGGTCGATTCGACAGTTGTCGCTAAAGCAGTGCTTCCACCGTCCGACGTCCAAGCGCTATTTGCTGATGTGTTGTCTAGCGAGCAGGTGAGCGACTATCACGTTGTGTCTGTCCTCGAATCGTCGTGGAAACCACAGTTCGGGACTACTGGTCTCAACATCGAATGTTCGATCTGTGGAAATTCGATTTCGGGAGATGGAGAGACAGTTAAAGTTGAGTCAGGGGATCTGTATCACGTCTGTTGCTCGTCATGCGCGAAGGAGATCAGCGCCCAGTACGAGTCCTTCAGACAGGCAGCCGATGAATAG
- a CDS encoding heavy metal translocating P-type ATPase gives MSQRRSQIDIRGMSCANCSQTIADAVTSLDGVSDANINYATDEGSVEYDPDEISLARIFDAIEEAGYTPVTDSVTIGITDMSCANCSETVQDALERTPSVVAANVNFATDEAQVTYNPSEATLTDFYNAIEEAGYSPVRENVETDDGSGGDAREAARQEETHRQLQLTLFGAVLSLPLLVFMADHLLELGLIGDELFGLPSGWVAFALATPVQLVLGRPFYKNSYKALVKNGRANMDVLIALGSTTAYVYSVAVLLGMIAGGLYFDTAAFILVFITLGNYLEARSKGQAGEALRTLLEMEAETATVINEEGNEEEIPLEEVEVSDRMKVRPGEQIPTDGVVVDGQSAVDESMVTGESVPVEKNEGDEVVGSTINENGVLIVEATKVGKDTALQQIVQTVKEAQSRQPDIQNLADHISAYFVPAVILNALLWGVVWYLFPETLASFVDVLPLWGLVAGGPIAAGGVSVFEFAIIVFASAVLIACPCALGLATPAATMVGTTLGAQNGVLFKGGDVLERAKDVDTVVFDKTGTLTKGEMELTDVVVFSDDGQPVADGGDPAADGGQLTTRERLSEDDVLRLAATAESGSEHPLARAIVDGATDRGLDVTDPDDFENVPGHGIKATVDSAEVLVGNRKLLNDNGIDPSPAQETMERLENEGKTAMLVAYEGELVGVVADADTVKESAKDAVSQLQERGVDVMMITGDNERTARAVAKQVGINPENVNAEVLPEDKSDAVEAIQDEGRKAMMVGDGVNDAPALAVAYVGTAIGSGTDVAIEAADVTLMRDDPVDVVKAIRISDATLAKIKQNLVWALGYNTAMIPLASLGLLQPVLAAGAMAFSSVSVLSNSLLFRRYTPDHDYKLLGRLR, from the coding sequence ATGAGTCAGCGCCGAAGCCAAATCGACATCCGGGGGATGAGCTGCGCGAACTGTTCGCAGACCATCGCCGACGCTGTCACATCCTTAGATGGCGTCTCAGACGCGAACATCAATTACGCGACCGACGAGGGGAGCGTCGAGTACGATCCGGACGAGATCTCACTCGCTCGAATCTTCGACGCCATTGAGGAGGCTGGATACACGCCGGTCACGGATTCGGTGACGATCGGCATTACGGACATGTCGTGTGCGAACTGCTCGGAGACGGTGCAGGACGCACTCGAACGTACGCCGAGTGTCGTCGCGGCCAACGTCAACTTCGCAACTGATGAGGCACAGGTCACGTACAACCCATCTGAGGCGACCCTCACGGACTTCTACAATGCCATTGAGGAGGCAGGCTACTCGCCCGTCCGCGAGAACGTTGAAACCGATGATGGCTCCGGAGGCGATGCCCGAGAGGCCGCTCGACAAGAAGAGACCCATCGGCAGCTTCAGCTGACATTGTTCGGCGCCGTACTGTCCCTGCCCCTGCTGGTGTTCATGGCCGACCACCTGCTGGAGCTCGGGCTCATTGGAGACGAACTCTTCGGCCTTCCGTCCGGATGGGTCGCGTTCGCGCTGGCGACACCCGTCCAGCTGGTGCTCGGGCGGCCATTCTACAAGAACTCCTACAAGGCGCTCGTGAAGAACGGCCGTGCCAATATGGACGTGCTGATCGCGCTGGGCTCGACCACTGCGTACGTCTACTCCGTGGCGGTCTTGCTCGGGATGATCGCTGGTGGGCTGTACTTCGATACGGCGGCGTTCATCCTCGTGTTCATCACACTCGGCAACTACCTCGAGGCCCGCTCGAAGGGGCAGGCCGGCGAGGCGCTCCGGACGCTGCTGGAGATGGAGGCCGAGACGGCTACTGTCATCAATGAAGAGGGGAACGAGGAAGAAATCCCGCTCGAAGAGGTTGAGGTTAGCGACCGGATGAAGGTCCGCCCTGGTGAACAGATACCAACGGACGGTGTCGTCGTCGATGGTCAGAGCGCAGTCGATGAGTCGATGGTTACTGGCGAGTCCGTCCCCGTTGAGAAAAACGAGGGCGACGAAGTTGTCGGTTCTACGATCAACGAGAACGGTGTTCTCATCGTTGAGGCGACAAAAGTCGGGAAGGACACGGCGCTCCAGCAGATCGTGCAAACGGTGAAGGAAGCACAGTCACGCCAGCCTGACATCCAGAATCTCGCCGACCACATTTCGGCGTACTTCGTGCCTGCGGTCATCCTGAATGCTCTGCTGTGGGGCGTTGTCTGGTACTTGTTCCCCGAAACTCTCGCCAGCTTCGTCGATGTGCTCCCGCTATGGGGTCTCGTCGCAGGTGGCCCGATTGCCGCTGGTGGCGTATCGGTCTTCGAGTTTGCCATCATCGTATTCGCGTCGGCCGTACTGATTGCCTGCCCCTGTGCGCTTGGGTTGGCAACACCTGCAGCAACGATGGTCGGGACGACCCTCGGTGCACAAAACGGTGTCCTGTTCAAGGGCGGCGACGTCCTTGAGCGCGCGAAAGACGTCGACACCGTCGTCTTCGACAAGACAGGGACGCTTACAAAAGGCGAGATGGAGCTGACCGATGTCGTTGTGTTTAGTGACGACGGCCAGCCCGTCGCGGACGGCGGGGATCCCGCTGCTGATGGGGGTCAACTAACTACACGTGAGCGCCTTAGCGAGGACGATGTGCTTCGACTTGCGGCTACCGCTGAGAGCGGGAGCGAACACCCCCTCGCCCGTGCTATCGTAGATGGTGCCACCGATCGCGGTCTCGACGTGACCGACCCCGACGACTTCGAGAACGTCCCGGGACATGGTATTAAAGCGACTGTCGATAGTGCAGAAGTGTTGGTCGGCAATCGGAAACTCCTCAACGACAACGGGATTGACCCTTCGCCCGCCCAAGAGACAATGGAGCGCCTCGAGAACGAAGGGAAGACGGCGATGCTGGTTGCCTACGAGGGTGAACTCGTAGGCGTAGTTGCCGACGCCGACACGGTCAAGGAGAGCGCGAAGGACGCTGTAAGCCAACTGCAGGAACGTGGCGTCGACGTGATGATGATCACCGGTGACAACGAGCGGACCGCCCGCGCGGTCGCCAAGCAGGTCGGTATCAACCCTGAGAACGTTAATGCAGAGGTCCTCCCCGAGGACAAGTCCGACGCCGTTGAGGCTATTCAGGACGAAGGGCGCAAGGCAATGATGGTGGGCGACGGCGTCAACGACGCGCCAGCGCTCGCCGTCGCCTACGTCGGGACTGCCATCGGATCGGGCACGGACGTCGCAATCGAGGCTGCCGACGTCACGTTGATGCGCGATGATCCAGTTGACGTCGTGAAGGCGATCCGCATCTCGGACGCGACACTCGCGAAAATCAAGCAGAACCTCGTGTGGGCACTCGGCTACAACACGGCGATGATCCCATTGGCGTCGCTGGGCCTACTCCAACCGGTGCTGGCGGCCGGTGCGATGGCGTTCTCGAGCGTGTCGGTACTGTCGAACAGCCTGCTGTTCCGGCGGTACACCCCTGATCACGACTATAAGCTGCTCGGCCGCCTCCGCTGA
- a CDS encoding AsnC family transcriptional regulator — translation MRDLDETDLKILQLLMSNARQPYSNIADVVGLSAPAVSDRVARLQEIGIINRFTLDVDHSQLRKGIPVLLTLEAASNGPGVASIKDVLLDEGAVEHVFTTAEADLVVYARVPDNDVASWLGDTLEDGAITDFGVTLLAGADWSPDLGGTEFALTCAQCGNTVDSEGTATRIDGKLYQFCCPSCESRFGEKYEQLQQGAD, via the coding sequence ATGCGCGACCTTGACGAAACCGACCTCAAAATCCTCCAGCTCCTGATGTCGAACGCTCGTCAGCCGTACAGTAACATTGCGGACGTCGTCGGTCTCTCGGCACCGGCCGTGTCGGACCGGGTCGCGAGACTGCAGGAGATAGGCATCATCAATCGGTTCACGCTGGATGTCGATCACTCGCAACTCCGGAAGGGGATTCCCGTGTTGTTAACGCTAGAAGCCGCCTCGAACGGTCCGGGTGTCGCGTCAATCAAAGATGTCCTTCTTGATGAAGGAGCGGTCGAACACGTGTTCACCACGGCCGAGGCCGATCTGGTTGTCTATGCACGAGTTCCGGACAACGACGTCGCAAGCTGGCTCGGCGACACACTTGAAGACGGAGCAATCACAGATTTCGGAGTGACGCTCTTGGCAGGCGCTGATTGGTCGCCCGACTTGGGCGGGACAGAGTTCGCGCTTACCTGTGCCCAATGCGGGAATACAGTCGACAGCGAAGGGACAGCGACCCGCATCGATGGGAAGTTGTATCAGTTCTGTTGTCCATCGTGTGAATCTCGATTCGGGGAAAAATACGAGCAGCTTCAGCAGGGAGCCGATTGA
- a CDS encoding heavy-metal-associated domain-containing protein translates to MSTTITVEGMTCGHCEQTVEEALHGVSGVTDATADREAEQAKVNGEADVTALLQAVEDTGYTAHT, encoded by the coding sequence ATGTCGACGACCATCACCGTTGAGGGAATGACCTGCGGCCACTGTGAACAGACAGTTGAAGAGGCACTTCACGGCGTGTCTGGCGTAACTGATGCCACCGCCGACCGTGAGGCCGAACAGGCGAAGGTCAATGGCGAAGCTGACGTTACAGCACTCCTCCAAGCCGTTGAAGATACTGGGTACACCGCCCACACCTGA
- a CDS encoding sulfite exporter TauE/SafE family protein, giving the protein MGTSKPHIDIDQFIANLLDFRYREVLMTGATLAVITASLVFFPGIENITQGIQSDVSVGLLVLFVGVAILAGTVMGMLGFGFSLIVTPVFASVIDPTLTVVVLAVPPLMVNVFQMGETGTGVEFAREEWPLLSLAIVGTIIGVAFLSWFSTGPIVPFLIGLIVLGYVLFQVIQNFVVIEEAHHPVALGGIGLIEGFLLAAANLGPVLPAYFHTFERDAERYIGGLSMTLGTIFATRLVVMTFFTDLMTPYRLWLGSTIAVITIVGLLLGTYLRRLEIDEQKFTWFVIALLFIISLNIFRNTIPALFF; this is encoded by the coding sequence ATGGGAACGAGCAAACCTCACATAGACATCGATCAGTTCATTGCGAATCTGCTGGATTTCCGCTACCGAGAGGTATTGATGACGGGTGCGACGCTCGCCGTTATCACAGCATCACTCGTATTCTTTCCCGGTATAGAGAACATTACACAGGGAATTCAATCGGACGTCTCAGTCGGACTCCTCGTCCTGTTTGTCGGCGTTGCGATCCTCGCCGGGACGGTCATGGGTATGCTTGGGTTCGGGTTTTCGTTGATCGTAACACCCGTCTTCGCGAGCGTCATTGACCCGACGCTCACAGTTGTCGTTCTCGCGGTCCCGCCACTGATGGTAAACGTGTTCCAAATGGGTGAAACGGGGACCGGTGTCGAGTTCGCCCGCGAAGAGTGGCCATTACTGAGCCTCGCTATTGTTGGCACTATCATTGGTGTAGCCTTTCTCTCGTGGTTTAGCACCGGCCCAATTGTCCCATTTCTTATCGGGCTCATTGTCCTCGGCTACGTGCTATTTCAAGTGATTCAGAACTTCGTCGTTATTGAGGAAGCCCACCATCCTGTCGCACTCGGTGGTATTGGACTCATCGAGGGGTTCTTACTCGCCGCCGCGAATCTCGGTCCGGTTCTCCCGGCGTATTTCCATACGTTCGAACGCGATGCGGAACGGTACATTGGCGGACTGTCGATGACGCTAGGGACGATTTTCGCCACTCGTCTCGTGGTAATGACGTTCTTTACCGACCTGATGACGCCGTATCGGCTTTGGCTCGGGTCGACTATCGCCGTCATCACGATCGTCGGCTTGTTGCTTGGCACTTACTTGCGGCGTCTCGAGATCGACGAGCAAAAATTCACGTGGTTCGTCATCGCGCTTCTGTTCATTATCTCGCTCAACATCTTCCGGAATACGATCCCGGCACTATTCTTCTAA
- a CDS encoding bile acid:sodium symporter family protein produces the protein MKRPAIERYQNVLFILGAVCVGIVAPSFESYTAPLITPLVIFLVFTSLQGLQPGEIDFSSYAILVALSLGISYVLLPVGGIHLVEFMLADSAIVGFAIALSVPTTAGSAIVWTRLARGDVQLATTISLVSLTVAPVATPIVLTQLLGSQIAVPIGTLLFDLLIIVGGGALFALCIPATLFSTRTLDRGSTLAILLLIYTSVASIDVTAIAGWHLLRIGGVSILLVGLGLCLSILFERSFNISRHQTFPLFFASSLKNIGIALLIALAFDDSLVVLSIIVYYIIQQLSGAAIADATVS, from the coding sequence ATGAAACGGCCTGCAATCGAGCGATACCAGAATGTGCTTTTCATTCTAGGGGCTGTCTGTGTAGGCATTGTTGCTCCTTCTTTCGAATCCTACACAGCGCCATTGATCACTCCACTCGTGATTTTTTTGGTGTTTACCTCTCTCCAAGGACTCCAGCCTGGAGAAATTGATTTTTCGTCCTATGCTATTCTTGTTGCACTCTCGCTGGGTATCTCTTATGTCCTGTTACCGGTCGGTGGGATCCATCTCGTCGAATTCATGCTAGCTGATAGTGCTATCGTTGGGTTTGCGATCGCGCTGTCAGTTCCGACGACAGCTGGAAGCGCGATCGTGTGGACGCGGTTAGCTCGCGGTGATGTTCAGCTAGCGACGACTATCTCACTCGTTTCGCTCACAGTTGCCCCTGTTGCAACACCGATCGTGCTTACGCAGCTTCTTGGATCACAGATCGCAGTTCCTATTGGCACCCTTCTTTTCGATTTATTGATTATCGTGGGAGGTGGTGCACTATTCGCGCTCTGTATTCCAGCTACTCTGTTTTCCACTCGAACACTTGATCGCGGGTCAACACTCGCCATCTTACTGCTTATCTATACAAGCGTCGCAAGCATCGATGTGACAGCTATCGCGGGCTGGCACCTTCTTAGGATCGGTGGTGTTTCAATACTTTTAGTTGGCCTTGGGCTGTGTCTCTCTATTCTCTTCGAACGGAGCTTCAATATTTCTCGCCATCAAACGTTCCCCCTCTTCTTTGCGAGTAGTTTGAAAAATATCGGCATCGCACTCCTCATTGCACTCGCATTCGACGACTCACTGGTGGTATTGTCTATTATCGTCTACTATATTATTCAGCAACTATCCGGTGCAGCAATTGCAGATGCAACTGTTTCATGA